The nucleotide window GCCCAGGCATGGAAGATCCACGGGTGCTATGCCGGCGACAATTCGGTGTATGTCGACTGGCCAATCGCTAAGGGCAGGAAGGGTTGCGAGGACGAAACCGTGGCCTATGACCACCGCGATCCTTCGGCGTCTGTTCGCAACTGGATGAAGCGTCTGTTCGCTTTCCGCGAAGAATATCCCGTCCTTGAGAGCGGCTGGCTTCTCGAGCAGCTGTCCAACAAGACGCATGGCGTCCAGTACAACGGCAGTGGCGTCGCTACCGAGACGGGCATCTGGAGTGTGGCGCGTGGCTACTTGAGCAACCAGAACAAGACGGATGACCCGGTCTGGCTGGTGTACCACAACAGCCCGAACGAGACGACGTACGAATTCGACTGCAGCAAAGAGGCTGAAGCCTTCATCTCGCCTTTTGATGGAAACACCAAGGTCAGGAACCTTTTCAgcaccgacgccgccatcactCTTGAGACCTCAACCAAGGACAACGGATTCAAGGGTGCCGGCCACAAGGCCGGCTGCATCAGCAGCATTACCATGTCGCCCTTTGAATTCCGAGCCTACGTCCCTGACAAAGAATGGTTGGAGATTGCGCCTTCCATCACCGGTTTCGAGCCTGGCCACGATGCTCCCATCGACTCGACCGACGCCAACGGCAGGATCCCCATCGCCTTCAAATTTTCGACAGAGATGGACTGCAATACCGTGACGAGGTCTATTTCAGCCTACGTCACCGTCGACGGAAACACCAAGAGTAACCTCACCTTCGACACTCCCGTCTGCGGTTCCATGGACCCCATTGAAAAGGAATCGTGGACTGGTGCTATCGCCTCTGTGTGGAAGTGGTCCGCCAACCTCCAGAATGTGCCTGATGGTATTGTCAAGATCACGGCCAACAACACGGCTGCGCCCAACGGAAACTCGACAAACGCCGTGGACCATTTCCTCGTCCGCTTTGGCAAGCCATACAACCCCGTTACCttccccgccaccgccaacTACTCACGCTCGCTGATGGAACAGAGCGGCAGCGAGTACTTCATCAACCACGCCGCCCCTGGGGCCACCAAGTGGCGCTACAGCACCAACTGGGGCTCGAGCTGGAGCAACTGGATGACGTACACCGGCGCCAGGCAGCGTATGATCCCTCAGGCTTGGGAGGGAACCGACCTCCAGAAATGGGAGGGCCAGCATCTCATGGTTCAGTATTTCAGCAAGCCCCTCGGTTCGTCTTCCTTCATCCAGCACTCAGACAGCAGCGACATCCCCTTCTCCCGCCGCTGGCCTCACATCTTCCTCCACGGACCGTTTAACAAGTGGGGATACGATGCCGGTCTGCCCAATCTGATGACCCAGGTCGGGAACAACCAGTGGGAGTTGCACTTCATGTATGAATGGCCTGCCCAGATCCAACTCAACCTCTGGGGTATTAACCCGGACAACCAACCGGATGCTTCCTTCATCTATGGCGACcccaacggcgacggtgtcCTTGACCGTCTTCCCCCGAGCAGTTTGTCTGACAACATCGTCAATCTgacgtcgccgcccccgaTGCCCGCGCTTTCCTACAAGATGGTCCTCAACGACGCCAACTGGAACTACGTCGCCGTTCCCCAGGGCAACATGTGGATTCAGATcatcttctttttcctcctcggcctcatgCCCATCATCCTCGCAGGACTGGCCGGCTGGATCTACATGAAAGGATTTTACCAGGTCAAGATTAACAAGTCGGGATTCTCCAAGAAGGGTTGGTTACCACTCAAGCTCGGGAATGAGTCCAACATTAACTTCGGCGAAAAAGGCAAAAGTCTCGAGATGTCCCAAATTCCTCCGTCCCCCCTCGTCACGCCGGCTGCCGCGGCAGCCACCGGTGGCGCCCCCCGAAGGAAGGTCCTCATTGCCACCATGGAGTACAACATCGACGACTGGAAGATCAGCATCAAGATCGGTGGTCTTGGTGTCATGGCCAAGCTCATGAGTCAGGCGCTCACGCACGTCGATCTCATCTGGGTCGTCCCCTgcgtcggcgatgtcgactACCCCATGGAGAACGAGGCCGAGCCGATGTTTGTCGAGGTCATGGGCGACTCCTTCGAGGTCAAGGTCTACTACCACGTCTACAAGAACATTACGTACGTCCTGCTTGATGCTCCCATCTTCCGCCAACAAACCAAGGCCGACCCCTACATCGCTCGTATGGACGATCTCGAGAGTGCCATCCTGTACTGCGCCTGGAACAGCTGTATCGCCGAGTCGATCCGCCGCTTCAGCGCCGACATCTACCACATTAACGATTACCACGGTGCTGCCGCCCCCCTTTACCTCTTGCCGCAAACCATCCCCGTCTGCTTGTCTCTCCACAACGCCGAGTTCCAGGGTATGTGGCCCATGAGGACCGAGGAAGAACAGAAGGAGGTCTACAGCGTCTTCAACCTTCCGGCcaaggtcgtcaaggacTACGTCCAGTACGGTTCGGCCTTCAACCTTTtgcacgccgccgccagctaCCTCCGTATCCACCAGCGCGGTTTCGGTGCTGTCGGTGTGTCCAAGAAGTACGGTGACCGTTCCCTGGCTCGTTACCCCATTTTCTGGAGTTTGAAAAACATTGGTCAGCTGCCTAACCCCGATCCCTCCGACACTGGCGAATGGAACCCCGAGGAGGACATCGCCAACCACCAGGACGATATCAAGATCGACGAGACCTTTGAGGCCAACCGAGCCACTCTCCGAAGACAGGCCCAGGAGTGGGCTGGTCTCGAGGTCAACCCCAACGCCGACCtgttcgtcttcgtcggcagATGGAGTTTGCAAAAGGGTGTCGACCTGATTGCCGATCTGTTCCCCAGCGTCCTTGAGAAGTACCCCTCCGTCCAGCTCATCTGTGTCGGTCCCGTCATCGATTTGTACGGCAAGTTTGCGGCCCTGAAGCTCAACAAGCTCATGGAGAAGTACCCCGGCCGTGTCTTCAGCAAGCCCGAGTTCACCCAACTGCCCCCCTACATCTTTAGCGGTGCTGAATTTGCCCTCATTCCTTCTCGTGACGAACCGTTCGGtctggtcgccgtcgagttCGGTCGTAAGGGTGCCCTGGGTGTTGGTGCCCGTGTCGGTGGTCTCGGTCAGATGCCCGGTTTCTGGTACACGGTCGAGTCGATGAGCCCCGCCCATTTGCTCCAGCAGTTCAAGCAGGCCATTGCGTCTGCCCTCAGCTGCAAGCCTAGAAAACGAGCCCTCATGCGCGCCTGGAGCGCCAAGCAGCGTTTCCCCGTCGCGCAGTGGATCAGGCAACTCGACACGCTCTATAACGACTCGATCAAAATCCACAACAAGGAGGCTGccaagcagaagaaggccggcggcatccGCAACCTGACGGACTCGTCTCTGAGATCAagcgtcgccgtcagcgAGTTTGGTGCGGAACTTACGCCCACCGGCTCAAGGGCGCCGTCACCGCTCCCGCCTCCGAGCCGCATCGCCAGCCCCGCGGGCCGCATCAACTCACCCGACCTCGGCACGCCCAACATGCCGTGGTCTACCATCCCTTCTTCGCGCCGcagctccttctcgagctccaTCGGTGGCCGTGACAGCATGCTTGCACCTCGCGATTTCTCCAACGGTCGTGAGAGCATGGTGAGCGTGGACAGCTTCGCCATCCGCGCCCAGAACGACATTTCGTCGCCCCAGACGCCCGGTTTCGACGGTCTCGGCCTGCCTCAACCGAGCTTCTACAAGCAGCAGCGCAACAGCTCTCAGCTGTCTCTGCCCGATGTCGTCGGTGACCGCCACGACCTCAAGCTGCAAAACGTTGACCAGAACTTCACTGATAAGAACGGCGAGTTCTACGCCGAGTTCGAAGAGATGCTCAACGGCTTGACGGCCAAGAACTCGGGCAACGATCTCTGCATTGAGAACTTCCTCAAGAAGAGCGAGAAGAAGTGGTTTGCGAGGTATCGTGACGCCAAGTTGGGTCGCCGAGACCACAGTCGGTCAAGAAGTCCCGCGCCTAGCCGTCCGGGCTCGAGCAAGGGTCTCGGTGCCAAGTTCGACGGAGAGCGTGGTCGTAGCCGTACGCCGAGCGGTCTCACCGGGGCTTCTCGTTACGACGACAGCCCCGTTGATGACGAGTTCCTTTTGGGTGACAACTACAACGCGCCCACGGGTCTCAAGAAGTAAGTAGACtagtcccccccccctggatAAGTGACTGAACTCTCCCATCTCTAACCTCTTTTCCTCGCAGGATTCTGTCGATTCGTATCGGCGACTGGCCCGTTtacgccttcttcctcgccttcaGTCAAGTTATCTCCATCAACTCGTACCAAATCGTCCTCCTCACGGGCGAGACCAACCAGACGCCCCTCAAGCTTTACATCGTCGCGTCGACGTACCTCGTCACATCGGCCCTCTGGTGGATCATGGTCCGCTTTACCAAGTCGGTCTACGCCCTGTCGCTTCCATGGGTCTTCTTCGGCCTGGCCTTCCTCCTTCTGGGTCTTTCGCCTTACCTCACCCCCTGGCAGAGCCGTGCTGCCATGCaggacgccgccaccgccattTACGCGGCCGGCGCCAGTGCCGGTGCTCTGTCTTTCGCGCTCAACTTCGGAGACGAGGGCGGTGCCCCGACGAAGCAATGGATCACCCGCGCtctcgccgttgccggtgtCGCCCAGGTGTACTCCCTGATGCTTTGGTTCTGGGGGTCTCTCACGCACACCCCAGAGACGTCGCCgatggccttcttcgacgGCACTACTATCCCCAAGGCTTTGGTCGTCTGCGTTCCCGTCGCCATCTTGCTCTGGGCCATCGgtctcatcctcttcttcggcctTCCCGACTACTACCGCCAGGCACCGGACAACATCCCGGGCTTCTACATCTCCCTCGTCCGCCGCAAGCTCGTCCCCGTCTTCTTTATCATGATCATCATCCAGAACTACTGGCTGTCGGCCCCTTACGGTCGCAACTGGCAGTTCCTCTTCGCGTCGCAGTTCATCCCCGGGTGGGGCGTCGTCCTACTCgccctcggcttcttcgtcgtcctctggGCCATCATCCTCTACgttttctccttcttctccgagaGCCACACCTGGCTCCTGCCAatcttcgccatcggcctGTGTGCTCCCCGCTGGGCGCAGATGCTCTGGGGCACGAGCAGCATGGGCATGTATCTCCCCTGGGCCGGCGGACCCGTCGGCTCGGCCATCCTGTCTCGCTGCCTCTGGCTGTGGCTCGGCCTCCTGGACAACATCCAGGGTGTCGGCCTGGGTatgatgctgctggcgacGCTGACGCGCCAGCACGTGTTGGCCGTCCTCATCGGGGCGCAGATCGTGGGCAGTGCCTTTACGATGCTTGCCCGCGCGACGAGCCCCAACGCTCTGTCGGCCAACACGACGTTCCCCGATTTCTCGCAGGGCCTGATGCCGGGCGTATCAAGTTACTGGTTCTGGATCTGTCTGGCGTTCCAACTGGTGATCCCCATCCTGTTCTTCAAGTTCTTCCGAAAGGAACAGGTGTCCAAGCCGTAGAACATGAGGGACAAACGGATCATGCAAATAAATGCGATGCGAAACAACAAAAATACCCCGGGGCAGCGACCACAGCGCCGCGCCTCTTTGTCATGTTTGGTCTTGGGGGCTTTCaggggagagaagaggcGGCGCCGGTTCACCTCCCTCGAATTATGGAGCGTTTGGTCGGTTGTATAATGATGTATAACTTTCCTCCCATTTTACATACACATAGCTCTCCATccctttttctctcccccctctctcactcactcttgATCTCTCTTGAGCGAGGTGTAGCAAACACATTTCGGACCCAGCCAGGGAAAGAAAAATGAGGGGAGGCGGGGGGAGGCGAAGGGGAAGGCAAGGGCACAGATGGCGATGGGGAAAAAAGGGACACTCGAATGTCTCATTTTTTGGTCGCAATGTTTCTTCTTTCTGGCTTGATTTTTACTTTTTTACCTGCTCACAAAACAAAACTGTCTCTCCTGAGAGACAAGAGTGGTAGGAGGCGGATATACTCATCTTTGACGGCAAATACATATACACAACATCAACCTCATCAACAACTACGCTCACGGAAAACTCGACCAATTAGATTTTAGACTCACGCTATGTCCTCGCTCCTTTTTTCTCACAATCATGAATAATATATTTCGCAATCAACTTCTGCCAATCCCTTTCGAGTGAGTGACTCCGCGCTGTCCAATCTTGGGCCCATTGACACACTTGTGtttgcgtgtgtgtgtgtgtctgcCTCTCCACCAAACCCATTTCTTACTTCTATCCGCGGAAAGAGTGCTCCTTTTGTGGGCGGGAATAAGCATAAAAATGAACAGCAGATCGACTGTCCGGTATACGGGGCGTTCCGAGATATCTATAACATTTTTACACTTGTGGCGCCACGTTTCCGGCGGGAGACTGAGGGTGCAAAGCGCGGTTCTCGTAATATCCACGAGGACAACGCTCCCACCGGAccccgccgaagccggcgggCCAGCCAAATGCTGGGCACACTATCCAACGTCCCATGGATCACAGAATACGAAGACGTACGTCCCTAGCGTGCATGCTGAACATtaggagagagagagagagagaaagagcaGCCCCATCGCGGGAAAGATGAAGCCATGGGTTTGATAGACCAAGCTCAAGACGGCAGGTCGATGCAAGGCACCGAGGGCCATAATTGCTTGGCTCCAAGGTTGAGGTCGCCTTGGGGGTGGAGATGCCCGCTGGGATGGCTGCCGAAAGGGGACAGGATGCCGGGTGGGCTTCAGTGTCAGTGTGCATGCCGTGTTTAACAGTCGACCTTAATACGAGATCGTCAACGGGTCGTGGCATCACGCGAGGGTTTGCGAGGTGTTGCATTTCGGAGTGTGGGCGGTGGAGGTAGGAAGAGAAGCTCATATAAGACGGATAACCTCCAGCGAGCAGTTGTTCAGAcaggagacagagagagagggagagagagtaTAAGTCACTCACCCTCAGCTTTGAGTCTCGAGACAACCACGTTTGCTCCATCAACAAGTGGCTATGCGTTTCGCAAGCGTCGTGGTCTCCGTGCTGGCGTTGGCCGGCACGGGTGCAGCCAAAGTCTCCCGACGTGCCGTCAGCAACGAGGAGGATGTTCGTCCGTCCAacgacaccgtcgtcgcGCCCAAGAAGTTCATCATCGAGCTCGACCAGGTATGCAAGTGCGAATCTGCGAACATGATGGAAACCCtgccacccctcccccttccttgGGCGGCATAATGCTCATAACTTTCTCCGTAGGCGGCCGACAAGGACGCCGTGGTCCGGCAGCTCCAGGCGCGCCCCGGCAGCAGGGTGCTCAAGGTGTTCGACTCGGCCGTGTTCCggggcgtcgccgtcgagtcgGACAGCGAGAACACGGACTCGCTCGAGGCGCTCGCGCCCGTCGTCAAGGCGTGGCACTCGACGCGCGTGCAGCTGGCGCCCGTGGTGGCGGGCGAGTCGTTCAGCGACGACGCGCGCGCGCCGGACTACGCGATCCACTGGATGACGGGCGTCGACAAGCTTCACGAGCAGGGGATTCTGGGTaagggcgtcaaggtcggcgtcgtggacACGGGCGTCGAGTATACCCATCCAGCTGTGagtcctcttcttcttcttcttcttctccccctttTGTCGCCGTGTGTTCGCGTGTATGTGTCGATGGATGGCTGATTCAACCTcgtttcccccctcccacagCTTGGAGGCTGCTTCGGAGCGGGTTGCAAGATTGCCGGCGGTTATGACTTTGTCGGCGACAACAGTAAGTTTCGCCAGAAGACCGGTGGAAACGACGtaagaaggggggaagaaTGACGGCTGACTTGACCAGCCTACTGGCCCTATCCTGGCGAGGAGAGGCAACCCGACGAGGACCCCATGGACTCTGTCGGCCACGGAACGCACGTCACCGGTATCATTGCCGGGAAGAGCGCCGAGTAAGTTTGCCAAGCCTCTGTAACGCCAGAGGGGAATCTTTGTCTCTCAAGTCGTGTCTCACCTCTCTTGTCAGATTCACAGGAGTCGCCCCTGAAGCGACCATCTACTCTTACAAGGTCTTTGGCCCGAATGTgagcaaccccccccccccccccccatcctATGCAGCCTAATGAAACTGCCCTTTTGTCTCTCTTGTCTTCAGCGCTGACCCCCATCTCTCTCAACACATAGGAGGGCACCGGCGAAGAGGTCCTGATCGAGGCCTTCCTCCGCGccttcgacgacggcgttgacATCATCACGGCCTCAGTCGGCTCCACCGGCGGCTGGTCCGACAACGCCTgggccctcgtcgcctcccgcatcgtcgagcagggcgttgtcgtcaccatcgccgccggcaactcgggcgacgtcggtcccttcttcgccagcagcggcgccgccggaaCGAACGTCCTCGCCGTGGGCTCCGCCGACACCTACGTCGTCTCGGCCCGCCAGTTCGCCGGCACCTTCACCCTCGACGGCCACTCCAACCGCACCATCCTCGGCTATCGTCCAGCCGAGGAGCTTTTCCCGCCCGAGATCGTCGGCTGGCCTATCGTACCCGTGACCCTGAACCTCACCGTCGAGAACGACGCGTGCGAGCCGCTGCCCGAGGGCCTCAACTTCACGGGCGTAATCCCCCTCGTGCGCTTCGACGAGGGGTGCCAGGACCACATCCGGCAGCGCTGGGTCCAGGAGCGCGGCGCCCGCTTCATGCTCTTCTACCTCACCGACCGacccgtcgtcggcttctccggctccggctggGCGCAGAGCGATTGGGGCCTGCTCTccaaggacgccggcgaggccatcgtcaagaccgtcctcgccggcggcaccgtcacgGCCGACTTCTCCCTCGACCAGACCAGCAACTACGTCGCCATGTacaacgccggcggcggccggcccTCCGTCTTCACCTCCTGGGGCGGCaccttcgacctcgagctgaAGCCCGACATCACGGCGCCCGGCGGCCGCATCTTTGCCCccttcgtcggcctcggctaCCGCGACAGCTCGGGGACGTCCATGGCCTGCCCctacgtcgccggcgtcgccgccctgtACATCGCCGCCCACGGCGGTCGCTCCGtccacggcgccggcttcgcAAAGGCCCTGCACGCCCGCATCGTCGCCTCGGGCCGCGCCGTCCCCTGGTCCGACGGCACCACCAAGGACTTCGGCTTCTGGGCCCCGCCCCTGCAGGTCGGCAGCGGCctggtcgacgccgtcgccgtcctcggcgcgaCGTCGCAGCTCTCGGGCGAGACCAAGTTCGCGCTCAACGACACGCACCACTTCTCGCGGTACCACCAGGTCGACATCACCAACACGGGCGCCACGGAGCTCGAGTACGTCTTCACCGTgcaggacgccggcggcttcgagtCGTACTggaccgccgaggccggggccgccgcGGGGGTCTACGCCGCGCCCCGTATCAAGGATctcgtcgagatcgagcCGTTCCGGATCGGCGTCCCCGTCAGCGTGCCCTCCGGCACGTTCAAGATCGCGCCTGGCCAGACCAAGACTGCGAAGTAGGTCTTTTTCATCTAGCCAACCCCCAGAGAGTGTGACCTTGTtaagaagggggggggagaggggggggggggggggtctttctttttctttttctctttttgcAACGGCAAGCTGACGTTACTTTTCAGGTTCTCTTTCGACATCCCCAAGGGCATTGAAGCTTCGAAGCTCCCTGTATTCAGCGGCAAGATCCTCATCGGCTCCAGTGCTGGCGACGTGCTCTCGGTACCTTACTATGGTGCGATCCAACacttctctccctctcccgctctctctcttcctctttctctttctcttgaTTTTGATCTCTTGCTAATCCATCACACGTAGGCGTCGGCGGGAGCGTCAAGCACGAAATCGCCGACATGTTTTACCGGTCGGTGGGATACCCCCGCGTCATCTCCGGCGTCAACCGCACGTTGCTCTCCGAGAAGTCGAGGTTAGTTCACGACGCCCCGTTGCTGCAGGACCGGCGTCGCTAATACAAGAGGGATAAAAAACACCAGCTTCACCTTCGACCTCTCCCTCGACAAACAAGACTTTGTCAAGCTCAGCGTCGCCCTGACCTGG belongs to Colletotrichum higginsianum IMI 349063 chromosome 5, whole genome shotgun sequence and includes:
- a CDS encoding Alpha amylase, with amino-acid sequence MSNSVLAWALTLLTASSTLVSGLKFTASEVDYNLNQNRLAKNPFEYSGKRGGNHTFAKSPDNWRFPFYTLFIDRFVNGDPDNDNINGTVFEHDILSNQLRHGGDIAGLVDTLDYIQGMGIKGLYIAGSPFINDPWKADSYSPLDLTLLDKHYGNITAWQEAIDEIHRRGMYVVLDQTMATMGDLIGFEGYLNESTPFRTDEHKVLWKTSRQYLDFNIGNEYNESCEYPAFWFEDGKPVGPDVEAQLKGCYNSDFDQYGDIEAFGVFPDWQRQLAKFASVQDRLREWVPSVRQRLELYSCMTIQMLDIDGYRIDKAVQVTVDAQAEWSTAMRKCAKDLGKENFMVVGEITSGNTLGSIYLGRGRTPEMASALELADAVALDATSASTSGSFIREHGKSALDAGAFHYSIYRFMTRFLGMSGNLEAGYDLPTDWVQTWNQMILTNDFYNANTGEFDPRHLYGVTNQDVFRWPAIELGTERMLLAYFITTMLLPGAPLVYYGEEQNFYVLDNTAENYVFGRQAFSPAQAWKIHGCYAGDNSVYVDWPIAKGRKGCEDETVAYDHRDPSASVRNWMKRLFAFREEYPVLESGWLLEQLSNKTHGVQYNGSGVATETGIWSVARGYLSNQNKTDDPVWLVYHNSPNETTYEFDCSKEAEAFISPFDGNTKVRNLFSTDAAITLETSTKDNGFKGAGHKAGCISSITMSPFEFRAYVPDKEWLEIAPSITGFEPGHDAPIDSTDANGRIPIAFKFSTEMDCNTVTRSISAYVTVDGNTKSNLTFDTPVCGSMDPIEKESWTGAIASVWKWSANLQNVPDGIVKITANNTAAPNGNSTNAVDHFLVRFGKPYNPVTFPATANYSRSLMEQSGSEYFINHAAPGATKWRYSTNWGSSWSNWMTYTGARQRMIPQAWEGTDLQKWEGQHLMVQYFSKPLGSSSFIQHSDSSDIPFSRRWPHIFLHGPFNKWGYDAGLPNLMTQVGNNQWELHFMYEWPAQIQLNLWGINPDNQPDASFIYGDPNGDGVLDRLPPSSLSDNIVNLTSPPPMPALSYKMVLNDANWNYVAVPQGNMWIQIIFFFLLGLMPIILAGLAGWIYMKGFYQVKINKSGFSKKGWLPLKLGNESNINFGEKGKSLEMSQIPPSPLVTPAAAAATGGAPRRKVLIATMEYNIDDWKISIKIGGLGVMAKLMSQALTHVDLIWVVPCVGDVDYPMENEAEPMFVEVMGDSFEVKVYYHVYKNITYVLLDAPIFRQQTKADPYIARMDDLESAILYCAWNSCIAESIRRFSADIYHINDYHGAAAPLYLLPQTIPVCLSLHNAEFQGMWPMRTEEEQKEVYSVFNLPAKVVKDYVQYGSAFNLLHAAASYLRIHQRGFGAVGVSKKYGDRSLARYPIFWSLKNIGQLPNPDPSDTGEWNPEEDIANHQDDIKIDETFEANRATLRRQAQEWAGLEVNPNADLFVFVGRWSLQKGVDLIADLFPSVLEKYPSVQLICVGPVIDLYGKFAALKLNKLMEKYPGRVFSKPEFTQLPPYIFSGAEFALIPSRDEPFGLVAVEFGRKGALGVGARVGGLGQMPGFWYTVESMSPAHLLQQFKQAIASALSCKPRKRALMRAWSAKQRFPVAQWIRQLDTLYNDSIKIHNKEAAKQKKAGGIRNLTDSSLRSSVAVSEFGAELTPTGSRAPSPLPPPSRIASPAGRINSPDLGTPNMPWSTIPSSRRSSFSSSIGGRDSMLAPRDFSNGRESMVSVDSFAIRAQNDISSPQTPGFDGLGLPQPSFYKQQRNSSQLSLPDVVGDRHDLKLQNVDQNFTDKNGEFYAEFEEMLNGLTAKNSGNDLCIENFLKKSEKKWFARYRDAKLGRRDHSRSRSPAPSRPGSSKGLGAKFDGERGRSRTPSGLTGASRYDDSPVDDEFLLGDNYNAPTGLKKILSIRIGDWPVYAFFLAFSQVISINSYQIVLLTGETNQTPLKLYIVASTYLVTSALWWIMVRFTKSVYALSLPWVFFGLAFLLLGLSPYLTPWQSRAAMQDAATAIYAAGASAGALSFALNFGDEGGAPTKQWITRALAVAGVAQVYSLMLWFWGSLTHTPETSPMAFFDGTTIPKALVVCVPVAILLWAIGLILFFGLPDYYRQAPDNIPGFYISLVRRKLVPVFFIMIIIQNYWLSAPYGRNWQFLFASQFIPGWGVVLLALGFFVVLWAIILYVFSFFSESHTWLLPIFAIGLCAPRWAQMLWGTSSMGMYLPWAGGPVGSAILSRCLWLWLGLLDNIQGVGLGMMLLATLTRQHVLAVLIGAQIVGSAFTMLARATSPNALSANTTFPDFSQGLMPGVSSYWFWICLAFQLVIPILFFKFFRKEQVSKP
- a CDS encoding Subtilase, which produces MRFASVVVSVLALAGTGAAKVSRRAVSNEEDVRPSNDTVVAPKKFIIELDQAADKDAVVRQLQARPGSRVLKVFDSAVFRGVAVESDSENTDSLEALAPVVKAWHSTRVQLAPVVAGESFSDDARAPDYAIHWMTGVDKLHEQGILGKGVKVGVVDTGVEYTHPALGGCFGAGCKIAGGYDFVGDNTYWPYPGEERQPDEDPMDSVGHGTHVTGIIAGKSAEFTGVAPEATIYSYKVFGPNEGTGEEVLIEAFLRAFDDGVDIITASVGSTGGWSDNAWALVASRIVEQGVVVTIAAGNSGDVGPFFASSGAAGTNVLAVGSADTYVVSARQFAGTFTLDGHSNRTILGYRPAEELFPPEIVGWPIVPVTLNLTVENDACEPLPEGLNFTGVIPLVRFDEGCQDHIRQRWVQERGARFMLFYLTDRPVVGFSGSGWAQSDWGLLSKDAGEAIVKTVLAGGTVTADFSLDQTSNYVAMYNAGGGRPSVFTSWGGTFDLELKPDITAPGGRIFAPFVGLGYRDSSGTSMACPYVAGVAALYIAAHGGRSVHGAGFAKALHARIVASGRAVPWSDGTTKDFGFWAPPLQVGSGLVDAVAVLGATSQLSGETKFALNDTHHFSRYHQVDITNTGATELEYVFTVQDAGGFESYWTAEAGAAAGVYAAPRIKDLVEIEPFRIGVPVSVPSGTFKIAPGQTKTAKFSFDIPKGIEASKLPVFSGKILIGSSAGDVLSVPYYGVGGSVKHEIADMFYRSVGYPRVISGVNRTLLSEKSSFTFDLSLDKQDFVKLSVALTWGTRQLRWDIFEPTYQEREWTYPPIVGENKYIGSVASFNVYNSVNYPVFDPATDSVNNTFSYPLQDQPRDSPYESWWLGKLADGSQIKPGKYKWRIAALKPFGNPKASDNWEIYETPLIEVLPLTGGSNSTAALRRH